The window GTTCAACCCCAATCAGGCTCATATGCATGCTTTGTCGCCGCAGGGGAAGCAGCTGGCATACCTGACACTCTCCGGTGAAACCGTTTACCTGAACATTGTCGACGTAGATAAACTTGAGATAAAAGCGCGTTTTAATCTGGGGTCGGACGTAGTAACTCAATTTTATTGGATAGACGAATTTCGTCTTATATACAATATGGCCGGCCGGATAAAATCGGTGAATACGGCGGGCACTGAAAACGTTGTGTTGATGGACCACATATATGACATGGAAGGTATAGACAGTTGGTACGATGTCATGCGCCATTGGCGAGGCTGGTCTATCGCCAGTATGTTGCCTAACGATGCAGAGAATATTCTCTTGCGGGGAGAAGACATTAAAGGCTACGCCAGCATTTCAAAGTTCAATATATTTACTGGCGAAAAAACAGATATTGCGAACGGCGGAAAACATAAGATTCATGAATGGTCTACCGATATGCAGGGTAACGTGCGCCTTGCCTATAGATATAAAAAAGGTCAGGTTGAAGTGTTTCAAGTAGAAGGAAGTGACGAGACAAAATTACTTTTGAAGCCGATGATGATTGAGGGAAACTCGCTAGCTTATGACGGGCGGTCGTTTGTAAATCAACGCGTATTTTTTAATGCTTTCTCGTTTGATGGAAAGTCGATGTATCTCACCGAAAACATCGAAAAGGACAAGTTTCGCTACGTCGAATATAATCTAGAAAAACAGAAAATAGTAAAAGTGCTTGCAGAAAATAAGCGCTTCGATATCGCAAATCCACAAAGTCACGAAATTTTTTACAATGGATTTATATTCGATAGTAACAAGAAGCAACTTGCCGGTATCCGCTATTCTGCGGAGCGGCCTGTAACCATTTGGTTGGACGAAGATGTGAAAGCTATTCAAGCAACTATTGATGGCTTTTACCCAAATACGTCAAACTTAATAATGGATTGGACAGACGATAGAAATTCTTATGTGGTGTTTAGCTTTAGTGAGCAAGTACCTGGAAAAACGTCAATCTTTATAAAAAATAAAAAGCGCTTCACCGTCGTTTCCGACGATACTGAAATTTACGTTGATCATACATTGGCCACCACGTCGTTCGTTAGCTATAAATCGAAAGATGGAACAGATATATATGCCTACCTGACATCCCCTATTGTCAGTTCAGATGCACCTCCTCCGCTGGTAGTTATGCCTCATGGTGGACCGTGGGCGCGAGATTATTATGGCTACGACCCTGAAGTCCAGTTTTTCGCTACGCGAGGATATGCCGTATTACAACCGCAGTTTCGGGGGTCTGCTGGCTTGGGCCGCGGGTATATGCTGGCTGCGAAACAGAGTTTAAACGGTGTAATGCTCGACGATATTGCCGATGGCGCACAATGGTTAATAGACAAAGGCGACGTTGATCGCAACCGTGTCTACATCTATGGCTACAGTTATGGTGGTTACGCAGCAATAATGAGCGCGATAAAGTATAAGGATTTATACAAGGCCGCAGTCTCTATGGCTTCTCCGTTAGATCTGAATGCGCAGCTAAAATTTTACAAAAAAGAAGATTACGATTTTGCCTATGAGTACTGGAACACGTTGGTAGGCGATGCGAAAAGTAACAAGAAAGAACTGGCTGCCGCTTCTCCGTCAGAA of the Teredinibacter turnerae T7901 genome contains:
- a CDS encoding alpha/beta hydrolase family protein, giving the protein MQVRKQAFSIISLFTYLFILFLIPKAIAQEYSPIPAGVLFNPNQAHMHALSPQGKQLAYLTLSGETVYLNIVDVDKLEIKARFNLGSDVVTQFYWIDEFRLIYNMAGRIKSVNTAGTENVVLMDHIYDMEGIDSWYDVMRHWRGWSIASMLPNDAENILLRGEDIKGYASISKFNIFTGEKTDIANGGKHKIHEWSTDMQGNVRLAYRYKKGQVEVFQVEGSDETKLLLKPMMIEGNSLAYDGRSFVNQRVFFNAFSFDGKSMYLTENIEKDKFRYVEYNLEKQKIVKVLAENKRFDIANPQSHEIFYNGFIFDSNKKQLAGIRYSAERPVTIWLDEDVKAIQATIDGFYPNTSNLIMDWTDDRNSYVVFSFSEQVPGKTSIFIKNKKRFTVVSDDTEIYVDHTLATTSFVSYKSKDGTDIYAYLTSPIVSSDAPPPLVVMPHGGPWARDYYGYDPEVQFFATRGYAVLQPQFRGSAGLGRGYMLAAKQSLNGVMLDDIADGAQWLIDKGDVDRNRVYIYGYSYGGYAAIMSAIKYKDLYKAAVSMASPLDLNAQLKFYKKEDYDFAYEYWNTLVGDAKSNKKELAAASPSENMANIKIPLLIAHGDKDPIVPVDQFDKFKKALDRKKNPNIRTQRFKNVGHGFKNPSNNIYFVEQALKMFEEAK